The following coding sequences are from one Ramlibacter henchirensis window:
- a CDS encoding DUF4870 family protein, with protein MSETDFTAFEGKKPEDRTIMHVLYGMHTFAPFTYWVLAIIAMVVNYVRRSDEFDAIYVSHHNYMISTFWWSLLWLLVTAPLYLLFFFPGMVAHAIVGLWYLYRCVRGWLRFTDGRPPY; from the coding sequence ATGAGCGAGACCGACTTCACGGCGTTCGAGGGCAAGAAGCCCGAGGACCGCACCATCATGCACGTGCTGTACGGCATGCACACCTTCGCGCCCTTCACGTACTGGGTGCTCGCCATCATCGCGATGGTGGTGAACTACGTGCGGCGCTCCGACGAATTCGACGCCATCTACGTCTCGCACCACAACTACATGATCTCCACGTTCTGGTGGAGCCTGCTGTGGCTGCTGGTGACGGCCCCGCTGTACCTGCTGTTCTTCTTCCCCGGCATGGTGGCCCACGCCATCGTCGGCCTCTGGTACCTCTACCGCTGCGTCCGCGGCTGGCTGCGGTTCACCGACGGGCGGCCGCCTTACTGA
- the tatC gene encoding twin-arginine translocase subunit TatC, protein MAQPDKEDELAGSEQPFVAHLVELRDRLLYCIYGIVAAVIVLAIWPGPNGLIDFIAQPIRAHMPPDAKLIAVGVFSPFFVPLKVLLLVAVLLVLPWLMYQLWAFVAPGLYSHEKRFALPLIIFGSGLAYAGIAFVQFFVLDKMFGFIQGFTPESVAATPDIASYVEAILGLYIAFGLAFQVPIVVMLLVRFELVTIQKLKEFRGYFIVIAFIVAAVVTPPDVISQLALAVPMVILYEVGILGARWFVKATRAPEDSSDAAEKTS, encoded by the coding sequence ATGGCCCAGCCCGACAAGGAAGACGAGCTCGCGGGCAGCGAGCAGCCGTTCGTCGCCCACCTCGTGGAGCTGCGCGACCGGCTCCTCTATTGCATTTACGGCATCGTCGCCGCCGTGATCGTCCTGGCGATCTGGCCGGGACCCAACGGCCTGATCGACTTCATCGCGCAGCCGATCCGCGCCCACATGCCGCCGGACGCGAAGCTGATCGCCGTAGGCGTGTTCTCGCCGTTCTTCGTGCCACTCAAGGTGCTTCTGCTGGTGGCGGTCCTGCTGGTGCTGCCGTGGCTGATGTACCAGTTGTGGGCCTTCGTCGCGCCGGGCCTGTACAGCCATGAGAAGCGCTTCGCGCTTCCGCTGATCATCTTCGGCAGCGGGCTGGCCTACGCGGGCATCGCCTTCGTGCAGTTCTTCGTGCTGGACAAGATGTTCGGCTTCATCCAGGGCTTCACGCCGGAGAGCGTGGCCGCTACGCCAGACATCGCGTCGTACGTGGAAGCGATCCTGGGCCTGTACATCGCGTTCGGGCTGGCGTTCCAGGTGCCCATCGTGGTGATGCTGCTGGTGCGCTTCGAGCTCGTCACGATCCAGAAGCTCAAGGAATTCCGCGGCTACTTCATCGTGATCGCGTTCATCGTCGCCGCGGTGGTGACGCCGCCGGACGTGATCTCCCAGCTCGCACTCGCGGTGCCGATGGTGATCCTGTACGAGGTGGGCATCCTCGGCGCCCGCTGGTTCGTCAAGGCGACGCGCGCGCCGGAAGACAGCTCCGACGCGGCCGAGAAGACTTCCTGA
- the hisB gene encoding imidazoleglycerol-phosphate dehydratase HisB, protein MLTARTAEITRNTAETRITVRVNLDGTGQARLATGIGFFDHMLDQIARHGMVDLDVEAKGDLHIDGHHTVEDVGITIGQAVAKAIGDKKGIRRYGHAYVPLDEALSRVVIDFSGRPGLVMNVPFKSGMIGSFDTQLAHEFFQGFANHAFVTLHIDNLRGENAHHQCETVFKAFARALRAAVELDPRAAGTIPSTKGSL, encoded by the coding sequence ATGCTCACCGCGCGCACCGCCGAGATCACCCGCAACACCGCCGAGACCCGCATCACCGTGCGCGTCAACCTCGACGGCACGGGCCAGGCCCGCCTGGCCACCGGCATCGGCTTCTTCGACCACATGCTCGACCAGATCGCCCGGCACGGGATGGTCGACCTCGACGTCGAAGCCAAGGGCGACCTGCACATCGACGGCCACCACACGGTCGAGGACGTGGGCATCACGATCGGCCAGGCCGTGGCCAAGGCCATCGGCGACAAAAAAGGCATCCGCCGCTACGGCCATGCCTACGTGCCGCTGGACGAGGCGCTGTCGCGCGTGGTCATCGACTTCTCCGGCCGGCCGGGGCTTGTCATGAACGTGCCATTCAAGAGCGGGATGATCGGCAGCTTCGACACCCAGCTCGCGCACGAGTTCTTCCAGGGTTTCGCCAACCATGCGTTCGTCACCCTGCACATCGACAACCTGCGCGGCGAGAACGCCCACCACCAGTGCGAGACGGTGTTCAAGGCCTTCGCCCGCGCGCTGCGCGCGGCGGTGGAGCTGGACCCGCGCGCGGCGGGCACCATTCCTTCGACGAAGGGCTCGCTCTGA
- the tatA gene encoding Sec-independent protein translocase subunit TatA, with amino-acid sequence MGSFSIWHWLVVLLIVVLVFGTKKLKNMGSDLGGAVKGFKDGMKDGSQPDTPVPPTQQVTGNPPAAASDRTTIDVEARNKS; translated from the coding sequence ATGGGTTCGTTTTCCATCTGGCACTGGCTGGTCGTGCTGCTGATCGTGGTGCTGGTGTTCGGCACCAAGAAGTTGAAGAACATGGGCTCGGACCTTGGCGGCGCCGTCAAGGGCTTCAAGGACGGCATGAAGGACGGTTCGCAGCCGGACACCCCGGTGCCGCCGACGCAGCAGGTCACCGGCAACCCGCCGGCCGCGGCTTCCGATCGCACGACCATCGACGTCGAGGCGCGCAACAAGTCGTGA
- a CDS encoding Nif3-like dinuclear metal center hexameric protein gives MTSRQHLADAFDSLLQPERFKDYGPNGLQVEGRAEVRRIVSGVTASRALIEAAVQTGADAVFVHHGLFWRGQDGRVTGWMKQRLSLLLQHDINLFAYHLPLDAHPELGNNAQLGAVLGLQARSRFGEQDLGFLGMRQDGAAFGSPRALADHVQQVLGRVVTLVEGGAGPVSRIGWCTGGAQGYFEAAIAAGAQAFITGEISEPQAHYARECGVSFLACGHHATERYGAPAVAAHVAAALGIEHRFIDIDNPA, from the coding sequence ATGACTTCCCGCCAGCACCTCGCCGACGCGTTCGATTCGCTGCTCCAGCCCGAGCGCTTCAAGGACTACGGACCCAACGGCCTGCAGGTCGAGGGCCGGGCCGAGGTGCGGCGCATCGTCTCGGGCGTCACGGCCAGCCGCGCGCTCATCGAGGCGGCCGTGCAGACCGGCGCCGACGCGGTGTTCGTCCACCACGGCCTGTTCTGGCGCGGGCAGGACGGCCGCGTGACCGGGTGGATGAAGCAGCGCCTTTCGCTGCTGCTGCAGCACGACATCAACCTGTTCGCCTACCACCTGCCGCTGGATGCTCACCCCGAGCTGGGCAACAACGCGCAGCTGGGCGCTGTGCTCGGGCTGCAGGCCCGGTCGCGCTTCGGCGAGCAGGACCTCGGCTTCCTCGGGATGCGGCAGGACGGCGCGGCCTTCGGCAGCCCGCGTGCGCTGGCCGACCATGTGCAGCAGGTGCTCGGCCGGGTGGTGACCCTGGTGGAGGGCGGCGCCGGGCCGGTGTCGCGCATCGGCTGGTGCACGGGCGGTGCGCAAGGCTACTTCGAGGCGGCGATCGCGGCGGGCGCGCAGGCCTTCATCACCGGCGAGATCTCGGAGCCGCAGGCGCACTACGCGCGCGAATGCGGTGTGAGCTTCCTGGCCTGCGGGCACCACGCGACCGAGCGCTACGGCGCGCCGGCGGTGGCCGCGCACGTCGCGGCGGCGCTCGGGATCGAGCACCGGTTCATCGACATCGACAACCCCGCGTGA
- the hisI gene encoding phosphoribosyl-AMP cyclohydrolase, which yields MRPMDWLDEVKWDASGLVPVIAQEQATGDVLMFAWMNREALQRTAELGRAVYFSRSRNRLWFKGEESGHVQQVHEIRMDCDNDVLLLKVTQRGHDPSIACHTGRHSCFFQRHEDGRWKTVEPVLKNPGHIYSQGS from the coding sequence ATGCGGCCCATGGACTGGCTGGACGAAGTCAAGTGGGATGCCTCCGGCCTGGTGCCCGTGATTGCCCAGGAGCAGGCCACCGGCGATGTGCTGATGTTCGCGTGGATGAACCGCGAGGCCCTGCAGCGCACGGCTGAGCTCGGCCGCGCCGTGTACTTCAGCCGTTCGCGCAATCGCCTGTGGTTCAAGGGCGAGGAATCGGGCCACGTGCAGCAGGTGCACGAGATCCGCATGGACTGCGACAACGACGTGCTGCTGCTCAAGGTGACCCAGCGGGGCCACGATCCATCCATTGCGTGCCACACGGGCCGGCACAGCTGCTTCTTCCAGCGCCACGAGGATGGGCGCTGGAAAACGGTCGAGCCGGTGCTGAAGAACCCCGGACACATCTACTCGCAAGGCTCATGA
- the hisH gene encoding imidazole glycerol phosphate synthase subunit HisH, with the protein MKTVAVVDYGMGNLRSVSQAVLHAAQDSGFKALITSRAEEVRAAERVVLPGQGAMPDCMRELRDSGLLPAVLEAAASKPLFGVCVGMQMLLDRSEEGPSEGLGLIPGEVKRFELAGRLQADGSRFKVPQMGWNAVWQAQPHPMWGGIADGAWFYFVHSFYARPSEARHSAGEADYGGRFTAALARDNIFATQFHPEKSADAGLALYRNFLRWNP; encoded by the coding sequence ATGAAAACGGTAGCGGTCGTCGATTACGGCATGGGCAACCTGCGTTCGGTTTCGCAGGCGGTGCTGCATGCCGCCCAGGACTCGGGCTTCAAGGCCCTGATCACCTCGCGCGCCGAGGAAGTCCGCGCGGCCGAACGCGTCGTGCTGCCGGGGCAGGGCGCGATGCCCGACTGCATGCGCGAGCTGCGCGACTCGGGCCTGCTGCCCGCCGTGCTCGAGGCGGCCGCAAGCAAGCCGCTGTTCGGCGTCTGCGTCGGCATGCAGATGCTGCTGGATCGCAGCGAGGAGGGCCCGAGCGAAGGCTTGGGCCTGATCCCCGGCGAGGTGAAGCGGTTCGAGCTGGCCGGCCGCCTGCAGGCCGACGGCAGCCGCTTCAAGGTGCCGCAAATGGGATGGAACGCCGTGTGGCAGGCGCAGCCGCATCCGATGTGGGGCGGCATCGCCGACGGCGCATGGTTCTATTTCGTCCACAGCTTCTACGCCCGGCCGTCGGAAGCGCGCCACAGCGCGGGCGAGGCCGACTATGGCGGCCGCTTTACCGCCGCGCTGGCCCGCGATAATATTTTTGCGACCCAGTTCCACCCCGAGAAAAGCGCTGACGCAGGCCTCGCCCTCTATCGGAATTTCCTTCGCTGGAACCCCTGA
- the tatB gene encoding Sec-independent protein translocase protein TatB, with translation MIDLGLSKMALIGAVALIVIGPEKLPRVARTVGTLLGKAQRYVNDVKAEVNRSMELDELRKMKESVETAARDVENSVRTGTADFEKQWSDAVGSAGESQPAIEPPPSYPEYKHPKKKWRLKQGATPQWYKARNGIRTRALSGAARVARFRPKKLN, from the coding sequence GTGATCGATCTCGGGCTTTCCAAGATGGCGCTCATCGGGGCGGTGGCGTTGATCGTCATCGGCCCCGAGAAGCTGCCGCGCGTCGCCCGCACCGTCGGGACGCTGCTGGGCAAGGCCCAGCGGTACGTCAACGACGTCAAGGCCGAGGTCAACCGCTCGATGGAGCTCGATGAGCTTCGCAAGATGAAGGAGAGCGTGGAAACCGCCGCGCGCGACGTCGAGAACTCCGTGCGCACGGGCACGGCCGACTTCGAGAAGCAGTGGTCCGACGCGGTCGGCAGCGCCGGCGAGTCGCAGCCGGCCATCGAGCCGCCGCCCTCCTATCCCGAGTACAAGCACCCGAAGAAGAAGTGGCGCCTGAAGCAGGGCGCCACGCCGCAGTGGTACAAGGCCCGCAACGGGATCCGGACCCGGGCGCTGTCGGGCGCGGCCCGCGTGGCGCGCTTTCGGCCCAAGAAACTCAACTGA
- the hisA gene encoding 1-(5-phosphoribosyl)-5-[(5-phosphoribosylamino)methylideneamino]imidazole-4-carboxamide isomerase yields MLLIPAIDLKDGHCVRLKQGDMDQATTFSEDPASMARNWLSKGARRLHLVDLNGAFAGKPQNFAAVKSILKAVGDEIPVQLGGGIRDLDTIEKYIDSGLRYVIIGTAAVKNPGFLKDACSAFGGHIIVGLDAKDGKVATDGWSKLTGHEVIDLARKFEDWGVESIVYTDIGRDGMLTGINVEATVKLAQALTIPVIASGGLAGLPDIEKLCAVEDEGIEGVICGRAIYSGDLDFVQAQAKADELSRD; encoded by the coding sequence ATGCTCCTCATTCCCGCTATCGACCTGAAGGACGGGCATTGCGTACGCCTCAAGCAGGGCGACATGGACCAGGCCACCACCTTCAGCGAGGACCCCGCCTCCATGGCGCGCAACTGGCTGTCCAAGGGGGCGCGCCGCCTGCACCTGGTCGACCTGAACGGCGCCTTCGCCGGCAAGCCGCAGAACTTCGCGGCGGTGAAGTCCATCCTCAAGGCCGTGGGCGACGAGATCCCGGTGCAACTGGGTGGCGGCATCCGCGACCTGGACACGATCGAGAAGTACATCGACAGCGGCCTGCGCTACGTGATCATCGGCACCGCCGCCGTCAAGAACCCGGGCTTCCTGAAAGACGCGTGCAGCGCCTTCGGCGGCCACATCATCGTGGGCCTGGACGCCAAGGACGGCAAGGTCGCCACCGACGGCTGGAGCAAGCTCACCGGCCATGAGGTGATCGACCTGGCCCGCAAGTTCGAGGACTGGGGCGTCGAATCCATCGTCTACACCGACATCGGCCGCGACGGCATGCTTACCGGCATCAACGTCGAGGCCACGGTGAAGCTCGCGCAGGCGCTGACCATCCCGGTGATCGCCTCCGGCGGCCTCGCCGGCCTCCCCGACATCGAGAAGCTCTGCGCCGTCGAGGACGAGGGCATCGAGGGCGTGATCTGCGGGCGCGCCATCTACAGCGGCGACCTCGATTTCGTGCAGGCGCAGGCCAAGGCCGACGAACTTTCCAGGGATTGA
- the hisD gene encoding histidinol dehydrogenase yields MVLQARPLRLSTADAGFEAAFEARLHWSADTDAQVEQAVTDILEAVRKRGDEAVLEFTRRFDRLQAPSMAALELKPAELKAAFESLPAAQRSALETAAARVRSYHEAQKQANGQGWSYRDADGTLLGQKVTPLDRVGIYVPGGKAAYPSSVLMNAIPAHVAGVGEIIMVVPTPGGEKNPLVLAAAHVGGVHRAFTVGGAQAIGALAYGTKTVPRVDKITGPGNAYVASAKRRVFGLVGIDMIAGPSEILVLADGSTPADWVAMDLFSQAEHDELAQSILLCPDAGYIDRVQQEIDRLLPEMPRAEIIARSLSGRGALIRTRDMAQACEISNRIAPEHLEIASTEPHRWEPLLKHAGAIFLGGYTSESLGDYCAGPNHVLPTSSTARFSSPLGVYDFQKRSSLIEVSEAGAQSLGRVAATLAHGEGLQAHARAAEMRIKP; encoded by the coding sequence ATGGTCTTGCAAGCCCGCCCCCTTCGCCTGTCCACCGCCGACGCCGGTTTCGAAGCTGCCTTTGAGGCGCGGCTGCATTGGTCGGCGGACACGGACGCGCAGGTTGAGCAGGCCGTGACGGACATCCTCGAAGCGGTGCGCAAGCGAGGCGACGAGGCGGTGCTGGAGTTCACCCGCCGCTTCGACCGGCTGCAGGCGCCTTCGATGGCTGCGCTGGAGCTCAAGCCCGCCGAACTGAAGGCCGCGTTCGAGTCGCTGCCTGCCGCGCAGCGCTCCGCCCTCGAGACCGCTGCGGCCCGCGTGCGCAGCTACCACGAGGCGCAGAAGCAGGCCAACGGCCAGGGCTGGAGCTATCGCGACGCCGACGGCACGCTGCTCGGCCAGAAGGTCACGCCGCTGGACCGCGTCGGCATCTATGTGCCCGGGGGCAAGGCGGCCTACCCGTCCTCGGTGCTGATGAACGCGATCCCGGCGCATGTCGCGGGCGTCGGCGAGATCATCATGGTGGTGCCCACGCCGGGCGGCGAGAAGAACCCGCTGGTGCTGGCCGCGGCGCACGTCGGGGGCGTGCACCGCGCGTTCACGGTCGGTGGCGCCCAGGCCATCGGCGCACTCGCTTACGGAACGAAGACGGTGCCGCGCGTCGACAAGATCACCGGACCGGGAAACGCGTATGTCGCGAGCGCCAAGCGGCGCGTCTTCGGCCTGGTCGGCATCGACATGATCGCCGGCCCGAGCGAGATCCTCGTGCTGGCCGACGGCAGCACGCCCGCCGACTGGGTGGCGATGGACCTGTTCTCCCAGGCCGAGCACGACGAACTCGCGCAGAGCATCCTGCTGTGCCCCGACGCCGGCTACATCGACCGCGTGCAGCAGGAGATCGATCGCCTCCTGCCGGAGATGCCGCGCGCCGAGATCATCGCCAGGTCCCTGAGTGGCCGCGGCGCCCTGATCCGCACGCGCGACATGGCGCAGGCCTGCGAGATCAGCAACCGCATCGCGCCGGAGCACCTGGAGATTGCGAGCACCGAGCCGCACCGCTGGGAGCCGCTGCTCAAGCACGCCGGCGCGATCTTCCTGGGCGGCTACACCAGCGAGAGCCTGGGCGACTACTGCGCCGGCCCCAACCACGTGCTGCCCACCAGCAGCACCGCGCGCTTCTCCAGCCCGCTCGGCGTGTACGACTTCCAGAAACGCAGCAGCCTGATCGAGGTGAGCGAAGCCGGCGCGCAGTCGCTGGGCCGAGTAGCCGCCACGCTCGCCCATGGCGAAGGCCTGCAGGCGCATGCGCGGGCCGCCGAGATGAGGATCAAGCCATGA
- the hisF gene encoding imidazole glycerol phosphate synthase subunit HisF encodes MLAKRIIPCLDVTGGRVVKGVNFVELRDAGDPVEIAARYNEQGADELTFLDITATSDGRDLILHIIEAVASQVFIPLTVGGGVRTVEDVRRLLNAGADKTSFNSAAIANPDVISAASAKYGAQCIVVAIDAKRRTGAEEAERSAGWDVYSHGGRRNTGLDAVQWAAEMARRGAGEILLTSMDRDGTKSGFDLELTRAVSDAVPVPVIASGGVGNLDHLADGVQKGGADAVLAASIFHYGEYTVAQAKARMAERGIPVRR; translated from the coding sequence ATGCTCGCCAAGCGAATCATTCCCTGCCTGGACGTCACCGGCGGCCGCGTCGTCAAGGGCGTCAACTTCGTGGAGCTGCGCGATGCGGGCGACCCGGTGGAGATCGCGGCCCGCTACAACGAGCAGGGCGCCGACGAGCTCACCTTCCTGGACATCACGGCCACGAGCGACGGCCGCGACCTGATCCTGCACATCATCGAGGCGGTCGCCTCGCAGGTGTTCATTCCGCTGACGGTGGGCGGCGGCGTCCGCACGGTGGAAGACGTGCGGCGGCTGCTGAATGCGGGCGCCGACAAGACCAGCTTCAATTCGGCCGCCATCGCCAACCCGGACGTGATCAGCGCGGCTTCGGCCAAGTACGGCGCGCAGTGCATCGTGGTGGCGATCGACGCCAAGCGGCGCACGGGCGCGGAAGAAGCGGAGCGCAGCGCGGGCTGGGACGTCTACAGCCACGGCGGCCGGCGCAATACCGGCCTGGACGCGGTGCAATGGGCGGCCGAGATGGCGCGCCGCGGCGCCGGCGAGATCCTGCTCACGAGCATGGACCGCGACGGCACCAAGTCAGGCTTCGACCTGGAACTGACGCGCGCGGTCAGCGACGCGGTGCCCGTGCCGGTGATCGCCTCGGGCGGCGTCGGCAACCTCGACCATCTGGCCGACGGCGTGCAGAAGGGCGGGGCGGACGCGGTGCTGGCCGCCAGCATCTTCCATTACGGCGAGTACACGGTCGCGCAGGCCAAGGCGCGCATGGCCGAGCGCGGGATCCCGGTCCGGCGCTGA
- a CDS encoding phosphoribosyl-ATP diphosphatase: MNANDSLARLAAVIETRKPGRGGDPESSYVARLLHKGPDAFLKKIGEEATEVVMAAKDTGNGGDPAKLVGEVADLWFHSMIALAHYGLSPADVIAELERREGTSGIEEKALRKARQREGAGE; the protein is encoded by the coding sequence ATGAACGCCAACGATTCCCTGGCCCGCCTGGCGGCTGTCATCGAGACCCGCAAGCCCGGCCGTGGCGGCGACCCCGAAAGCAGCTACGTCGCGCGCCTGCTGCACAAGGGACCGGACGCCTTCCTCAAGAAGATCGGCGAGGAGGCCACCGAGGTCGTGATGGCCGCCAAGGACACCGGCAACGGCGGCGACCCCGCGAAACTGGTGGGCGAGGTCGCGGACCTGTGGTTCCACAGCATGATCGCGCTGGCGCACTACGGCTTGTCGCCGGCCGACGTGATCGCGGAGCTCGAGCGCCGCGAGGGCACCAGCGGCATCGAGGAAAAGGCGTTGCGCAAGGCGCGTCAGCGGGAAGGAGCAGGCGAATGA
- a CDS encoding S1C family serine protease, translating into MRRSWLLFSQTVTILLAAYFVVATLKPDWLRRPGITTQSTGVTLLEAPASAGAPVPPVGSFRQAAQRASAAVVSINTSKAPQRNPQANDPWFRFFFGDQGGQPQVGLGSGVIISPDGYILTNNHVVEGADEIEVTLNDSRTTQAKVIGTDPDTDLAVLRITLDRLPAITLGNSDALQVGDQVLAIGNPFGVGQTVTSGIVSALGRNQLGINTFENFIQTDAAINPGNSGGALVDVNGQLMGINTAIYSRSGGSLGIGFAIPVSTAKQVLEGIVKDGVVRRGWIGVEPADLSPDLMQTFGVKARNGVLVTGVLQNGPAAQAGLRPGDVIVEVAGKQIDNVSELLTNVAALKPGTPAPFKVQRREESLQLNVTPGLRPKPRQVPR; encoded by the coding sequence ATGCGCCGCTCCTGGCTCCTGTTCTCGCAGACCGTCACCATCCTGCTGGCCGCCTATTTCGTGGTGGCGACGCTCAAGCCGGACTGGCTGCGGCGCCCCGGCATCACGACCCAGAGCACGGGCGTGACGCTGCTGGAGGCACCTGCGTCCGCGGGCGCTCCGGTCCCGCCGGTGGGCAGCTTCCGCCAGGCCGCGCAGCGTGCTTCCGCCGCCGTCGTGAGCATCAACACCAGCAAGGCGCCGCAGCGCAATCCGCAGGCCAACGATCCCTGGTTCCGCTTCTTCTTCGGCGACCAGGGCGGCCAGCCGCAGGTGGGCCTGGGCAGCGGCGTGATCATCAGCCCCGACGGCTACATCCTCACCAACAACCACGTGGTCGAAGGCGCCGACGAGATCGAGGTCACGCTCAATGACAGCCGAACGACGCAGGCGAAGGTGATCGGCACGGACCCCGACACGGACCTGGCCGTCCTGCGGATCACGCTCGACCGCTTGCCCGCGATCACGCTGGGCAACTCCGACGCGCTGCAGGTGGGCGACCAGGTGCTGGCGATCGGCAACCCGTTCGGCGTCGGGCAGACCGTCACCAGCGGCATCGTGAGCGCGCTCGGCCGCAACCAGCTGGGCATCAACACCTTCGAGAACTTCATCCAGACCGACGCCGCGATCAACCCGGGCAATTCGGGCGGCGCGCTGGTCGACGTCAACGGCCAGCTGATGGGCATCAACACCGCGATCTATTCGCGCTCGGGCGGCAGCCTGGGGATCGGCTTCGCGATCCCGGTGTCCACGGCCAAGCAGGTGCTGGAAGGCATCGTCAAGGACGGCGTGGTGCGGCGCGGCTGGATCGGCGTGGAGCCGGCCGACCTGTCGCCCGACCTGATGCAGACCTTCGGCGTGAAGGCGCGCAATGGCGTGCTGGTCACCGGCGTGCTGCAGAACGGGCCGGCCGCCCAGGCGGGCCTGCGACCGGGGGACGTCATCGTCGAGGTGGCCGGCAAGCAGATCGACAACGTCTCGGAACTGCTCACCAACGTCGCCGCGCTCAAGCCGGGAACGCCAGCGCCTTTCAAGGTGCAGCGCCGCGAGGAATCGCTGCAGCTGAACGTGACGCCGGGCCTGCGGCCCAAGCCGCGGCAGGTGCCGCGCTGA
- a CDS encoding histidine triad nucleotide-binding protein, protein MSQHDPNCIFCKIVQGAIPSRKVYEDDEIFVFNDINPWAPVHFLMVPKDHIPSLAHVGPEHAALLGKMLALAPKLAAQNGARPYPEGGHRVQINTGDDGGQEVHHLHLHVIGGPRPWRRG, encoded by the coding sequence ATGAGCCAACACGACCCGAACTGCATCTTCTGCAAGATCGTCCAGGGCGCGATCCCCTCGCGCAAGGTGTACGAGGACGACGAGATCTTCGTCTTCAACGACATCAATCCCTGGGCGCCGGTGCACTTCCTGATGGTTCCCAAGGACCACATCCCGTCGCTCGCGCACGTGGGGCCGGAACATGCGGCGCTGCTGGGCAAGATGCTCGCGCTCGCGCCGAAGCTGGCGGCGCAGAACGGCGCGAGGCCGTACCCCGAGGGCGGGCACCGCGTGCAGATCAACACCGGCGACGACGGCGGGCAGGAGGTGCATCACCTGCACCTGCACGTGATCGGCGGCCCGCGCCCCTGGCGCAGGGGCTGA
- the hisC gene encoding histidinol-phosphate transaminase: protein MSAALPPRLARLIRQDVQGMHAYAVQPSEGMVKLDAMENPHRLSPALQRELGERLGAVALNRYPGQRVETLRQALATYAKVPEGFDLMLGNGSDELISMLAMACDVPGASILAPVPGFVMYGMSAQLQGLKFIPVDLTPDFELDERAMLAAIEQHQPSIIYIAYPNNPTANLWDDAVIERIVQAAPGLVVIDEAYQPFASRSYADRITRHGHVLLMRTLSKFGLAGVRIGYLIGPAALIAQIDKVRPPYNISVLNCEAALFALEHADVFDEQAAQLRRERGLLLERLAALPNVKAWRSDANMVLVRVPDADRAFQGMKARGVLVKNVSKMHPLLANCLRLTVGTADDNAQMLQALQTSL, encoded by the coding sequence ATGAGCGCCGCACTGCCGCCGCGGCTCGCACGTTTGATCCGCCAGGACGTGCAGGGCATGCACGCCTACGCCGTCCAGCCCTCGGAGGGCATGGTCAAGCTCGATGCGATGGAGAACCCGCATCGCCTCTCGCCGGCGCTCCAGCGCGAGCTCGGCGAACGGCTCGGGGCGGTGGCGCTGAACCGCTACCCGGGCCAGCGCGTCGAGACGCTGCGTCAAGCCCTCGCAACGTATGCGAAGGTGCCGGAGGGCTTCGACCTGATGCTGGGCAACGGCTCCGACGAGCTGATCTCGATGCTGGCCATGGCCTGCGACGTGCCGGGCGCGAGCATCCTTGCACCGGTGCCGGGCTTCGTGATGTACGGCATGAGCGCGCAGCTGCAGGGGCTGAAGTTCATTCCGGTGGATCTCACGCCGGACTTCGAGCTGGACGAGCGCGCGATGCTGGCGGCCATCGAACAGCACCAGCCCTCGATCATCTACATCGCCTACCCCAACAACCCGACAGCCAATCTGTGGGACGATGCGGTGATCGAGCGCATCGTGCAGGCCGCGCCGGGGCTGGTCGTGATCGACGAGGCCTACCAGCCGTTCGCCAGCCGCAGCTACGCCGACCGGATCACCCGCCACGGGCACGTGCTGCTGATGCGCACGCTGAGCAAGTTCGGCCTCGCCGGCGTCCGCATCGGCTACCTCATCGGTCCTGCGGCGCTGATCGCCCAGATCGACAAGGTGCGCCCGCCGTACAACATCAGCGTGCTCAACTGCGAGGCCGCGCTGTTCGCGCTTGAGCACGCCGACGTGTTCGACGAGCAGGCGGCGCAACTGCGGCGCGAGCGCGGGCTGCTGCTCGAGCGCCTGGCCGCTCTGCCGAACGTGAAGGCCTGGCGCAGCGACGCCAACATGGTCCTGGTGCGGGTGCCCGATGCCGACCGCGCCTTCCAGGGAATGAAGGCGCGCGGCGTGCTCGTCAAGAACGTTTCTAAAATGCATCCACTGCTGGCCAACTGCCTGCGCCTGACCGTCGGCACCGCCGACGACAACGCGCAGATGCTCCAAGCCCTGCAGACATCCTTATGA